From Homalodisca vitripennis isolate AUS2020 chromosome 1, UT_GWSS_2.1, whole genome shotgun sequence, the proteins below share one genomic window:
- the LOC124353063 gene encoding uncharacterized protein LOC124353063: MKMETMMEEGEEDFVNQEETDWNYELDITQLCRICANPNEYLIPIFHGEGLEHELKSKISRHLPIKVAESDNLPTNLCYQCASTLIAWHDMVVGCLEADEKLRALLPDNGKEAEVRKSL, translated from the exons ATGAAAATGGAGACGATGATGGAAGAAGGAGAGGAGGATTTTGTGAATCAAGAGGAGACCGATTGGAACTATGAACTCGATATTACTCAACTGTGCCGTATCTGTGCTAATCCCAATGAGTATTTGATCCCAATCTTTCATGGCGAAGGTCTGGAGCATGAATTAAAGAGCAAGATCAGCAGGCACCTCCCTATTAAG gTTGCTGAGAGTGATAACCTTCCCACGAACTTGTGTTACCAGTGTGCTTCTACACTGATCGCATGGCATGACATGGTGGTTGGGTGTCTCGAAGCCGATGAGAAACTCAGAGCCCTCCTTCCGGACAATGGGAAAGAAGCAGAGGTGCGTAAAAGTTTATGa